The Subtercola sp. PAMC28395 genome segment GAATTGATGGGTGAGCACAGTAACTAAACCCGTCGACGTCGTTTTGATCGGTGGTGGCATCATGAGTGCCACCCTTGGCGCATTGATCAAACTACTCCAGCCCGGCTGGAGCATCCAGATCTTTGAGAAGCTCGACGCTGTTGCGCTTGAGAGCTCCAACCCGTGGAACAACGCCGGCACCGGCCACGCCGCGCTGTGTGAGCTGAACTACATGCCGCAGGCCGCTGACGGCAGCGTCGAAAGCTCGAAGGCCGTGGCCATCAATGAGCAGTTCCAGGTGAGCCGGCAGCTGTGGTCGTACCTGATTGAAAGAGGATTGCTCGGCGCACCCGAGACTTTCATCAACCAGACTCCTCACATGACGTTCGTCTCGGGGGCGTCGAATGTCGAGTACCTCAAGAAGCGATATGAGGTTCTGAAAGAGGAGCCATTGTTTGAAGGGATCGAGTATTCTGACGACCCCAGAGTGATCTATGGGTGGGCGCCGCTCCTCATGCGTGACCGTCGCAAAGGCGAACCCGTCGCTGCTACTCGCGTGCCGGCCGGGACCGACGTCGATTTCGGGTCGCTGACGCATCAACTTTTCGACTACCTTCGCGACAATGGCGCTGAGCTGCACACCGGTCGAAGTGTGAACAGCCTGAAGAAGCAGAGTGACGGCACGTGGAACGTCGGGTTCCGTCACCTCGTGGGGGGTACCCCGGCAAAGGTGAACGCCCGATTCGTGTTCGTGGGCGCCGGCGGTGGTGCTCTGCATCTTCTCCAGAAGTCGGGCATTCCCGAGATCAAGGGGTTTGGTGGGTTCCCGATCAGCGGTGAATTCCTCCGCACCGACAATCCTGCAGTGGTGCGCGAGCACCAGGCGAAGGTCTACGGCAAGGCCGCGGTGGGTGCGCCGCCCATGTCAGTACCCCACCTCGACAAGCGTG includes the following:
- a CDS encoding malate:quinone oxidoreductase, which encodes MSTVTKPVDVVLIGGGIMSATLGALIKLLQPGWSIQIFEKLDAVALESSNPWNNAGTGHAALCELNYMPQAADGSVESSKAVAINEQFQVSRQLWSYLIERGLLGAPETFINQTPHMTFVSGASNVEYLKKRYEVLKEEPLFEGIEYSDDPRVIYGWAPLLMRDRRKGEPVAATRVPAGTDVDFGSLTHQLFDYLRDNGAELHTGRSVNSLKKQSDGTWNVGFRHLVGGTPAKVNARFVFVGAGGGALHLLQKSGIPEIKGFGGFPISGEFLRTDNPAVVREHQAKVYGKAAVGAPPMSVPHLDKRVVDGEASLLFGPYAGFSPKFLKSGSWMDLPLSIKPGNIGPMLAVARDNFDLLKYLISEVFASRTKKLKALQEFMPTARAEDWYLITAGQRVQVMKKDAKKGGVLQFGTEVVTSADGSIAGLLGASPGASTAVPIMLELIERCFPSQYEGWVPALKKMIPSLGTKLNESPSKAKKTLSETAKVLDLAV